Proteins encoded in a region of the uncultured Paludibaculum sp. genome:
- a CDS encoding Gfo/Idh/MocA family oxidoreductase, which yields MNQSAEGLPGRRGFLKAGAVGFPAILSAAQSANAIKVGLVGAGGRGSGAAAQALKADDYAELTAVGDIDMDTIDKSLARLERAAGPKIKVASDKKFIGLDAFQKVIDSGVDVVLLATPPGFRPQHLRYAIEAGKHVFCEKPVATDAPGVRHVLETVDIATKKNVSLVAGFCWRYSNYIKETFDKVADGAIGDIVTYYATYYTSPVKPMPPESTRPAGMSDVEWQIRNWYNFQWLCGDSLVEQAVHSVDKVAWAMKDQPPVSCVAVGGRQIPANGGNIYDHFEVNYIYPNGVRAFVANRQIENCYNENSDYILGTKGTCTIGRGPNPRIEGQNPWTFEGQKNDMYQHEHDVLFASIRKGQPINDGKRMATSTLLAMMGRMAAYTGQQITWEQALNSQERLVPDTIDWKGSLAVPPLPLPGKTKFI from the coding sequence ATGAACCAATCAGCTGAGGGGCTGCCCGGCCGCCGCGGCTTCCTAAAAGCCGGCGCCGTGGGTTTCCCCGCCATTCTGTCCGCCGCGCAGAGCGCGAATGCAATCAAGGTTGGACTCGTCGGTGCAGGCGGTCGTGGCAGCGGTGCAGCCGCCCAGGCCCTCAAAGCTGACGACTATGCCGAGCTCACGGCCGTTGGCGACATCGACATGGATACGATCGACAAGAGCCTGGCCCGCCTGGAGCGTGCCGCCGGCCCCAAGATCAAGGTAGCCAGCGACAAGAAGTTCATCGGCCTCGACGCCTTCCAGAAGGTCATCGACAGCGGAGTCGACGTGGTCCTGCTCGCCACCCCGCCCGGCTTCCGCCCCCAGCATCTCCGCTATGCCATCGAGGCCGGCAAGCACGTCTTCTGCGAGAAGCCCGTCGCCACCGATGCCCCTGGCGTCCGCCACGTCCTCGAAACCGTCGACATCGCCACCAAGAAGAACGTCTCACTGGTCGCGGGCTTCTGCTGGCGTTACTCCAACTACATTAAAGAGACGTTCGATAAGGTCGCCGACGGCGCCATCGGCGACATCGTCACGTACTACGCCACCTACTACACCAGCCCGGTCAAGCCGATGCCGCCCGAGAGCACCCGCCCTGCTGGCATGAGCGACGTCGAATGGCAGATCCGCAACTGGTACAACTTCCAGTGGCTGTGCGGCGACAGCCTGGTGGAGCAGGCCGTACACAGCGTCGACAAGGTGGCCTGGGCCATGAAGGACCAGCCCCCGGTGAGTTGCGTGGCCGTCGGCGGCCGCCAGATCCCCGCCAATGGCGGCAACATCTACGACCACTTCGAGGTCAACTACATCTACCCGAACGGGGTCCGCGCCTTCGTGGCCAACCGCCAGATCGAGAACTGCTACAACGAGAACTCCGACTACATCCTGGGCACGAAGGGCACCTGCACCATCGGCCGCGGCCCGAATCCGCGCATTGAAGGCCAGAACCCCTGGACCTTTGAAGGCCAGAAGAACGACATGTACCAGCACGAGCACGACGTGCTGTTCGCGTCCATCCGCAAGGGCCAGCCCATCAACGATGGCAAGCGCATGGCCACCTCTACTCTGCTCGCCATGATGGGCCGCATGGCCGCCTATACCGGACAGCAGATCACGTGGGAGCAGGCGCTCAACTCCCAGGAGCGTCTCGTCCCCGACACCATCGACTGGAAGGGCAGCCTCGCCGTTCCACCGCTGCCCCTGCCGGGCAAGACCAAGTTCATCTAG